The following coding sequences are from one Loxodonta africana isolate mLoxAfr1 chromosome 18, mLoxAfr1.hap2, whole genome shotgun sequence window:
- the ZACN gene encoding zinc-activated ligand-gated ion channel: MALWLLLHLTFLGLSSHWLLVQGHSPCVPTTGGWRGEVRSSGFGFLGYLGDCYLHPPAWPALFSLDSLEKAQESLQIPSNGSAPLLVAVEVFMSNVFNVDILRYTVSSMLLLRLSWLDTRLAWNKSAHPWHMVTLPWDSLWTPGLIIQESLWVDWRDQSPRARVDPDGNVELYLALTTETNCDFELLRFPWDQSDCTLSFFALSNSVTELEFQAHAVNEIVSVKREYVVQDLKAQVSPWQPVPNFQVTLRLQNTALKTIIALLVPGEALLLADLCGGLLPLQATERLGYKVTLLLSYLVFHSSLVQALPSSSSCNPLLIYYFTVLLLLLFLSTIETALLAALLARDRQGTEASPSPTSRGEQQVGGNPGGHPASPPTGSPRGGKGPGRSWAEAVDRIFFRVYAAGVVCSQVIFVGIWMWAVCKSDPAPGMAVPHGGQPRPDWSNTGGPLSARLPT; the protein is encoded by the exons ATGGCCCTGTGGCTGCTGCTCCATCTCACCTTCCTGGGGCTCAGCAGCCATTGGCTCTTGGTTCAGGGGCACAGCCCCTGTGTGCCCACAACCGGTGGGTGGAGGGGCGAGGTCAGATCTTCGGGATTTGGGTTCCTAGGGTACCTGGGTGACTGCTACCTCCATCCCCCAGCCTGGCCAGCCCTCTTCAGCCTCGACTCACTGGAGAAGGCGCAGGAATCCCTCCAGATCCCGAGCAACGGGAGCGCACCGCTGCTGGTGGCCGTGGAGGTGTTCATGTCCAACGTGTTTAATGTG GACATCCTGCGGTACACAGTGTCCTCCATGCTGCTGCTTCGGCTG TCCTGGCTGGATACCCGACTGGCCTGGAACAAGAGTGCACACCCGTGGCACATGGTCACGCTGCCCTGGGACTCACTCTGGACCCCAGGACTCATCATTCAGGAGTC GCTCTGGGTGGACTGGCGGGATCAGAGCCCACGGGCTCGAGTGGACCCAGACGGCAACGTGGAGCTCTACTTAGCCCTAACCACAGAGACCAACTGCGACTTCGAGCTACTCCGATTCCCCTGGGATCAGAGCGACTGTACCCTCAGCTTCTTCGCACTGAGCAACTCTG TGACAGAGCTGGAGTTCCAGGCCCACGCGGTCAACGAGATTGTGAGCGTCAAGAGGGAGTACGTGGTTCAGGATTTGAAAGCCCAAGTCTCACCCTGGCAGCCGGTGCCTAACTTCCAGGTGACG CTGCGCCTACAGAACACAGCGCTAAAGACCATCATTGCTCTGTTGGTCCCTGGGGAGGCGCTGCTGTTGGCCGACCTGTGTGGGGGGCTGCTGCCCCTCCAGGCCACCGAGCGCCTGGGCTAcaaggtgaccctgctgctaaGCTACCTGGTCTTCCACTCGTCCCTGGTGCAGGCACTGCCCAGCTCCTCCTCGTGCAACCCACTGCTCA TTTACTACTTCACCGTCCTGCTGTTGCTGCTCTTCCTTAGCACCATAGAGACCGCACTGCTGGCCGCGTTGCTGGCCCGGGACAGGCAGGGGACTGaggccagccccagccccacctcaAGAGGGGAGCAGCAAGTTGGCGGGaatccaggtgggca CCCTGCATCTCCCCCCACAGGATCCCCCAGAGGAGGAAAGGGGCCGGGAAGGAGCTGGGCTGAAGCCGTTGACCGCATCTTTTTCCGGGTGTATGCGGCTGGGGTTGTGTGTAGCCAAGTCATCTTTGTTGGCATCTGGATGTGGGCAGTGTGCAAGTCAGACCCAGCCCCTGGCATGGCTGTGCCCCATGGCGGGCAGCCCAGGCCGGATTGGAGCAACACAGGAGGGCCCTTAAGTGCCAGGCTGCCAACCTGA
- the GALR2 gene encoding LOW QUALITY PROTEIN: galanin receptor type 2 (The sequence of the model RefSeq protein was modified relative to this genomic sequence to represent the inferred CDS: deleted 1 base in 1 codon; substituted 1 base at 1 genomic stop codon), whose product MNGSGGPGVEDAREIGGGGWQPGAVIVPTVFALFFLVGTVGNALVLAVLLRGGXAVTTTDLFVLNLGVADLGFIVCCVPFQATIYTLDGWVFGWLLCKAVHFLLFLTMQVSSFTLAAVSLERVLAIRYPLHSRALRTPRNALVAIGLIRGLSLLFSGPYLSYYRQSQLANLTVCHPAWSAPRRRAMDPCTFVFSYLLPVLVLGLTYALTLRYLWRAVDPVSPGWSSWRAKRKVTRMIVLVAALFCLCWMPHRALILCVWFGRFAVTRATYALRVLSHRVSYANSCVNPIVYELLSKHFRKGFPKTCAGLLRRTPRRALGRVCIAAPGTHSCSMLERESTDLTHVSEAATPLAPAPETPVWLDQKASKAVLTVN is encoded by the exons ATGAACGGCTCGGGTGGCCCGGGCGTGGAGGACGCCAGAGAGATAGGCGGTGGCGGCTGGCAGCCAGGGGCGGTCATCGTGCCCACG GTCTTCGCGCTCTTCTTCCTCGTGGGCACCGTCGGCAACGCGCTAGTGCTGGCCGTGCTGCTGCGCGGGGGCTAGGCGGTCACCACCACCGACTTGTTCGTCCTCAACCTGGGCGTGGCCGACTTGGGCTTCATCGTGTGCTGCGTGCCCTTTCAGGCCACCATCTACACCCTGGACGGCTGGGTGTTTGGCTGGTTGCTTTGCAAGGCTGTgcacttcctcctcttcctcaccaTGCAGGTCAGCAGCTTCACGCTGGCCGCCGTCTCCCTGGAGAG g GTACTGGCCATCCGCTACCCGCTGCACTCCCGCGCGCTGCGCACGCCCCGAAACGCGCTGGTGGCCATCGGGCTCATCAGGGGGCTGTCGCTGCTCTTCTCCGGGCCCTACCTGAGTTACTACCGCCAGTCGCAGCTGGCCAACCTGACCGTGTGCCACCCGGCGTGGAGCGCTCCTCGCCGTCGCGCCATGGACCCCTGCACCTTCGTTTTCAGCTACCTGCTGCCGGTGCTGGTGCTCGGCTTGACCTACGCGCTAACACTGCGCTACCTCTGGCGCGCCGTCGATCCAGTGTCCCCCGGCTGGAGCTCCTGGCGCGCCAAGCGCAAAGTGACACGCATGATCGTCCTCGTGGCCGCGCTCTTCTGCCTGTGCTGGATGCCCCACCGCGCGCTCATCCTCTGCGTCTGGTTCGGCCGCTTCGCGGTAACGCGTGCCACCTACGCGCTGCGCGTTCTCTCGCATCGTGTCTCCTACGCCAATTCGTGCGTCAACCCCATCGTTTACGAGCTCCTCTCCAAGCACTTCCGCAAGGGCTTCCCCAAGACCTGCGCGGGCCTGTTGCGCCGAACCCCTCGCCGCGCCTTGGGCCGCGTGTGTATCGCCGCGCCCGGCACCCACAGCTGCAGCATGCTGGAGCGCGAGTCCACAGACCTGACGCACGTGAGCGAGGCGGCCACGCCCCTCGCCCCGGCCCCGGAGACTCCCGTCTGGCTGGACCAAAAGGCTTCCAAAGCCGTCCTGACAGTCAACTGA